From Demequina lutea, a single genomic window includes:
- the eda gene encoding bifunctional 4-hydroxy-2-oxoglutarate aldolase/2-dehydro-3-deoxy-phosphogluconate aldolase produces MDVLSLLSSARLVPVVVLDDAADADALAGALVAGGLPVAEVTFRTSAAADSIRAMSARGDILVGAGTVLTVAQVDQAVAAGASFVVSPGLSRAVVERCQDKGVLALPGAVTATEVQAALELGITTVKFFPAGTSGGAAAIKALAAPFGDVRFVPTGGVGPKNLAEYLAIPTVAAVGGSWMVPRNLVKSGDFADIQALTAEAVAMVRTLLAVAR; encoded by the coding sequence ATGGATGTCTTGTCACTTCTGAGTTCCGCGCGTCTGGTTCCGGTGGTGGTGCTCGACGATGCCGCCGATGCCGACGCCCTCGCTGGTGCCCTGGTCGCGGGTGGGCTGCCGGTCGCGGAGGTGACCTTCCGGACGTCCGCCGCGGCGGACTCCATCCGTGCAATGTCGGCCCGCGGCGACATCCTCGTCGGCGCGGGCACGGTGCTCACCGTGGCCCAAGTGGACCAGGCGGTGGCGGCCGGTGCCAGTTTCGTGGTCTCGCCGGGTCTGTCCAGGGCGGTCGTCGAACGTTGCCAAGACAAGGGTGTGCTGGCGCTTCCTGGCGCGGTCACCGCGACCGAGGTCCAGGCTGCGCTCGAGCTGGGCATCACTACGGTGAAGTTCTTCCCAGCCGGCACCTCCGGAGGCGCCGCCGCGATCAAGGCGCTCGCCGCTCCGTTCGGTGACGTCCGGTTCGTGCCCACCGGGGGAGTTGGTCCCAAGAACCTCGCCGAATACCTGGCCATCCCCACCGTGGCCGCCGTCGGTGGTTCCTGGATGGTCCCTCGAAACCTCGTGAAGTCCGGCGACTTTGCCGACATCCAGGCTCTGACGGCCGAGGCCGTCGCCATGGTCCGCACGTTGTTGGCCGTGGCCCGCTGA
- a CDS encoding sugar kinase, translating into MADLNLRPASECRFDAVSLGEVMLRLDPGEGRIRTARSFRAWEGGGEYNVARGLRRAFGLRAAIVTALADNEIGRLVEDLILTGGLDTSFIQWVPYDGIGRGARNGLNFTERGFGVRGAVGVSDRGHTAVSQLGPGDVDWDHLFGELGVRWLHTGGIFAALSESTAATVIEAVTSAKKYGTVVSYDLNYRPSLWQAIGGQAKAQEVNREIAAFIDVMIGNEEDFTASLGFEVEGVDENLSALEVDKFAAMITKAAAAYPNFKVIGTTMRTVRTASINDWGAIAWSPATGVVQATHRERLEILDRVGGGDSFASGLIYGLLTGEDLQTAVEYGAAHGALAMTTPGDTTMATKAEVLKLAGGGGARVDR; encoded by the coding sequence ATGGCTGACTTGAACCTCCGCCCCGCATCCGAGTGCCGCTTCGACGCGGTGTCCCTGGGTGAGGTGATGCTACGACTGGACCCTGGTGAGGGACGGATCCGCACCGCCCGGTCCTTCCGGGCCTGGGAGGGTGGTGGGGAGTACAACGTCGCCAGGGGCCTGCGTCGAGCGTTCGGGCTGCGTGCCGCGATCGTCACGGCGTTGGCGGACAACGAGATCGGGCGCCTGGTGGAGGACCTCATCCTCACGGGCGGGCTGGACACCTCGTTCATCCAATGGGTGCCCTACGACGGGATCGGTCGCGGGGCGCGCAACGGGCTGAACTTCACCGAGCGCGGCTTCGGCGTGCGAGGGGCGGTCGGCGTCTCCGACCGCGGCCACACCGCCGTGTCCCAGCTGGGGCCAGGGGATGTGGATTGGGACCACCTGTTCGGGGAGCTCGGTGTGCGCTGGCTGCACACTGGCGGGATCTTCGCTGCGCTCAGTGAGTCCACCGCGGCTACCGTCATCGAGGCGGTCACCTCCGCGAAGAAGTACGGCACTGTCGTGTCCTACGACCTCAACTACCGCCCGAGCCTGTGGCAGGCCATCGGTGGGCAGGCCAAGGCCCAGGAGGTCAACCGCGAAATCGCCGCCTTCATCGACGTCATGATCGGCAACGAAGAGGACTTCACCGCGAGCCTCGGGTTCGAGGTGGAAGGCGTGGACGAGAACCTCTCCGCCCTTGAAGTGGACAAGTTTGCGGCGATGATCACCAAGGCAGCCGCGGCGTACCCGAACTTCAAGGTCATCGGGACCACGATGCGCACCGTGCGCACGGCCAGCATCAACGACTGGGGCGCGATCGCCTGGTCCCCGGCGACCGGCGTCGTGCAGGCCACCCACCGCGAGCGGCTGGAGATCCTCGACCGCGTCGGCGGGGGCGACTCGTTCGCATCCGGACTGATCTACGGTCTCCTGACGGGCGAGGACCTCCAGACCGCGGTGGAGTACGGTGCCGCACACGGTGCACTGGCGATGACCACGCCCGGCGACACCACCATGGCAACCAAGGCCGAAGTCCTCAAGCTCGCCGGCGGCGGCGGCGCCCGCGTCGACCGCTAA
- the upp gene encoding uracil phosphoribosyltransferase codes for MHLHVANHPLIDHKVTVLRDASTPSPTFRLLVDELVTLLAYEATRNVRVVDHEVTTPLTVTMGTKIASPAPIIVPILRAGLGMLDGMTRLLPSAEVGFLGLKRDEETLKAITYANRLPEDLSGRQVFVLDPMLATGGSLIAAIEYVLERGATDVTCVCLLAAPEGIENVRKAVGDRADVSVVVACVDEKLNEVGYIVPGLGDAGDRLYGVV; via the coding sequence ATGCACCTCCACGTCGCTAATCACCCGCTCATCGATCACAAGGTCACCGTCTTGCGTGACGCGAGCACGCCGTCACCGACCTTCAGGCTTCTCGTCGATGAGCTCGTGACGCTGCTCGCCTATGAGGCCACCCGTAACGTTCGCGTCGTCGATCACGAGGTGACCACCCCCCTGACCGTGACGATGGGTACCAAGATCGCGAGTCCGGCGCCGATCATCGTGCCAATCCTGCGCGCCGGTCTGGGCATGCTCGACGGGATGACTCGCCTGCTGCCGAGCGCCGAAGTGGGCTTCTTGGGCCTGAAACGCGACGAGGAGACGCTCAAGGCGATCACGTACGCCAATCGCCTGCCCGAGGACCTTTCCGGGCGCCAGGTCTTCGTCCTCGACCCCATGCTTGCGACCGGTGGATCGCTCATTGCCGCCATTGAGTATGTTCTCGAACGCGGTGCCACCGATGTCACGTGCGTGTGCCTATTGGCCGCGCCGGAGGGAATCGAGAACGTGCGCAAGGCGGTGGGCGATAGGGCCGATGTGAGCGTCGTCGTGGCTTGCGTCGACGAGAAGCTCAACGAGGTCGGCTACATCGTTCCCGGGCTTGGAGATGCGGGCGACAGGTTGTACGGCGTCGTTTAG
- a CDS encoding nucleoside deaminase → MDVRGAMAEALAQAREAAAHDDVPVGAVVLSPEGEIVGRGHNRREVDRDPTAHAEILALRDAASQLGRWRLDGHTLVVTLEPCAMCAGAILAARIPRLVIGAWDEKAGATGSQWDLVRDARLGAQVEVVAGIAADASAALLSEFFAAKRGT, encoded by the coding sequence ATGGACGTTCGCGGGGCGATGGCGGAGGCGCTCGCGCAGGCGCGCGAGGCGGCCGCCCACGACGATGTGCCCGTCGGCGCCGTCGTACTGTCCCCCGAGGGCGAAATCGTGGGTCGCGGCCACAACCGGCGAGAGGTCGATCGTGACCCCACCGCTCACGCCGAGATCCTCGCGCTGCGCGACGCGGCTTCGCAACTGGGAAGGTGGCGCCTCGACGGCCACACCCTCGTCGTCACCCTCGAGCCGTGCGCCATGTGTGCGGGGGCCATCTTGGCGGCACGGATTCCTCGACTCGTCATCGGCGCTTGGGATGAGAAGGCCGGCGCGACGGGCAGCCAATGGGACCTGGTGAGAGACGCGAGGCTCGGCGCGCAGGTCGAGGTCGTGGCGGGAATCGCCGCCGACGCATCGGCCGCGCTCTTGAGCGAGTTCTTCGCGGCCAAACGCGGGACCTGA
- a CDS encoding AAA family ATPase, producing MLSSITVHGRAPVSADSAWVTNRPLNFLFGENGSGKTTISRYLAGDYPSGLEWADGVPQRIHVYNRDVVDKTIREPERMPGVFLLGEPDVSAQAELDELEGKGDEKGGIALAEDELKSRKKTLDACTARLDAAEEALTEAVWVAFRAFDQSFAPTWEGSKRRELMFDEAVKTHDAVRESTDPYPALDELSTRAAAVFVEDMPPVDSIPSVDHTDPNKLPCAELLSEEVTGAADVSLAELIDKLGNRDWVETGREYLEHSAGRCPFCQNVQPQSLLEDLAAYFDGEYRAKKQSLAALAKDYRTTVVAVKETLASVAKADPQFLDAAEFAASRVNLEKVLEDNLRILEDKRDHPSKVVRVDSGDSEVAVTEALVDAANAAITKHNSLLADRKTSRRELVSDVWEHFVRNTLRADLAVYDTARKSDGGQVPVLEQRLEETAKELSRLKSRATELHSLAKSDKAAIEHINGYLANVGFTSFTLEAAEESGYYRLARNGGEAITGQSLSEGERTFITFLHFYYQVTGSDSADRDPDPAVVVIDDPISSLDSGIMWMVSQMVRKLMRMATDPKSHVTQVLVLTHNTRFYSEITFPRQGANNTKFPNAGQVTHAVLEKTANSPSTIRPYGVSPVTSAYRMLWESVKDAGGEAGGAAFGVQNAMRRILETYFKHVGGRSFHDLEDKFTDGAQLDAYRSLIGWANEGSHDAPWEDLDFVNVGTSNEVFLMVFRTVFDATGNIGHYNMMMGIDPDAGDAANGAN from the coding sequence ATGCTGAGTTCGATCACAGTCCACGGGCGGGCGCCGGTTAGCGCCGATAGCGCCTGGGTCACTAATAGACCACTGAACTTCCTATTCGGCGAGAACGGCTCCGGCAAGACAACAATCAGCCGATACCTCGCTGGCGACTACCCTTCCGGACTGGAGTGGGCAGATGGCGTGCCGCAGCGTATTCACGTTTACAACCGCGACGTTGTCGATAAGACGATCCGCGAGCCCGAGCGAATGCCCGGCGTCTTCCTCCTGGGCGAGCCAGACGTAAGCGCGCAAGCAGAACTCGATGAACTCGAGGGCAAGGGCGATGAGAAAGGAGGGATCGCCCTGGCCGAAGACGAACTCAAGAGTCGCAAGAAGACACTCGACGCCTGCACTGCCAGGCTAGATGCGGCAGAGGAAGCTCTGACGGAAGCCGTGTGGGTCGCATTTCGCGCCTTCGATCAAAGCTTTGCACCCACGTGGGAGGGGTCTAAGCGCAGAGAGCTCATGTTCGACGAGGCGGTCAAGACACACGATGCCGTCAGAGAATCTACCGATCCTTACCCTGCCTTGGATGAACTTAGCACGCGAGCGGCCGCAGTCTTCGTCGAAGACATGCCGCCGGTGGACTCGATCCCCTCCGTCGATCACACCGATCCCAACAAGTTGCCGTGCGCCGAATTGCTAAGTGAGGAAGTCACCGGAGCTGCCGACGTCTCACTCGCCGAACTGATTGACAAACTCGGAAACCGCGACTGGGTCGAGACGGGCCGTGAGTACCTCGAGCACAGCGCCGGCAGGTGCCCTTTCTGTCAAAACGTTCAGCCGCAGTCATTACTCGAGGATCTCGCCGCATACTTCGACGGCGAGTACCGGGCGAAGAAACAGAGCCTGGCCGCTCTCGCCAAGGATTATCGGACGACGGTGGTGGCCGTCAAGGAGACATTGGCAAGCGTCGCCAAGGCAGACCCACAATTCCTCGACGCCGCGGAGTTCGCTGCGTCGCGCGTGAACCTCGAGAAGGTCCTCGAAGACAACTTGCGCATTCTCGAGGACAAGCGGGATCACCCATCAAAGGTGGTGCGTGTCGACTCCGGCGACAGTGAGGTCGCAGTTACTGAAGCCCTTGTCGACGCAGCGAACGCTGCGATCACCAAACACAACAGCCTTCTCGCCGATCGCAAGACCTCCCGCCGAGAGCTCGTCAGCGATGTCTGGGAGCACTTTGTCCGCAACACCCTTCGGGCAGACTTGGCGGTCTACGACACGGCGCGAAAGAGCGATGGTGGGCAAGTCCCGGTGCTCGAGCAGAGGCTGGAAGAGACGGCGAAAGAGTTGAGTCGGCTGAAGAGCCGCGCAACCGAACTGCACTCGCTGGCCAAGTCGGACAAGGCTGCAATTGAGCACATCAACGGTTATCTGGCGAACGTGGGTTTCACGAGTTTCACGCTTGAAGCCGCGGAAGAGTCCGGGTATTACCGCCTCGCGCGCAACGGCGGCGAGGCGATCACTGGCCAGTCGCTCAGTGAAGGCGAGCGGACCTTCATCACATTTCTGCACTTCTACTATCAAGTGACCGGTTCCGACAGCGCGGACCGGGACCCCGACCCTGCAGTGGTCGTCATCGATGACCCCATCTCGAGCCTGGACAGCGGGATTATGTGGATGGTGAGCCAAATGGTTCGCAAGCTCATGCGCATGGCCACCGACCCCAAGTCTCACGTGACGCAGGTGCTGGTCCTGACCCACAACACACGCTTCTACAGTGAGATAACGTTCCCACGGCAGGGAGCAAACAACACGAAGTTCCCCAACGCAGGCCAGGTCACCCACGCTGTCCTCGAGAAGACAGCGAACAGCCCCAGCACCATCCGGCCCTACGGGGTGTCGCCCGTGACGTCTGCCTATCGAATGCTGTGGGAGAGCGTCAAGGACGCAGGTGGAGAGGCAGGTGGGGCGGCCTTCGGTGTTCAGAACGCGATGAGGCGAATCCTAGAGACGTACTTCAAGCACGTCGGTGGGCGCAGTTTCCATGACCTCGAAGACAAATTCACGGACGGTGCACAGCTCGACGCATATCGATCACTGATCGGTTGGGCGAACGAGGGATCACACGACGCGCCCTGGGAGGACCTCGACTTCGTCAATGTTGGTACCTCGAACGAAGTTTTCCTTATGGTGTTCCGAACCGTGTTCGATGCCACTGGCAACATCGGCCACTACAACATGATGATGGGGATAGACCCAGACGCTGGCGATGCCGCTAACGGCGCGAACTAA
- a CDS encoding plasmid recombination protein, whose product MPLDAWVGLQHPRATSETRARASDHKEETPAACHETSERGSSFGPFILQLDPKWFDDNAPDWKTTGDIGDAGRRFQTAALAWVCERFGQHRIVATSLHLDEDSPQLQVIFTPVTEDGRLSQKDFFTRPEALSAMHTELREHMAGAGYDVEFLRSSRSKERFSSQEFAAKADRVRDKEAAAQARQLELDRRNGVLTEYDLHLDDRETELRKAEYALPALRQGAVEEGRRQGRDEIEEAISDSNVLRRLLREALASADEYCSAMRQIVSTARELALTPGERNRIDDLVRKPNDEKQSHLSAIYERFPELREIGGESEVEAARNHPELSR is encoded by the coding sequence GTGCCACTTGACGCTTGGGTTGGCCTTCAACACCCCAGAGCCACTTCCGAAACGCGTGCGCGCGCGTCCGACCACAAAGAAGAGACCCCCGCCGCTTGTCATGAGACAAGCGAGCGGGGATCCTCTTTTGGGCCGTTCATCCTTCAACTGGACCCGAAATGGTTCGACGACAACGCTCCCGACTGGAAGACGACGGGCGACATCGGCGACGCGGGTCGCCGGTTTCAAACTGCGGCGCTTGCCTGGGTTTGCGAGAGATTTGGTCAGCATCGAATCGTCGCGACGTCGCTCCACCTCGATGAGGACAGTCCTCAACTGCAGGTGATCTTCACCCCGGTCACAGAAGATGGGCGTTTGTCGCAGAAGGACTTCTTCACCCGCCCCGAGGCGCTGAGCGCGATGCATACGGAATTGCGTGAGCATATGGCCGGCGCTGGCTACGACGTTGAGTTCTTGCGCAGCTCCCGGTCAAAGGAGCGCTTCAGTTCGCAGGAGTTCGCGGCCAAGGCCGATCGGGTCCGCGACAAAGAGGCGGCGGCGCAAGCCCGTCAGTTGGAGCTTGACCGGCGGAACGGCGTACTCACGGAGTACGACTTGCATCTCGACGACCGCGAGACCGAGCTTCGCAAGGCCGAATATGCGCTCCCTGCGCTTCGACAGGGGGCTGTCGAAGAGGGGAGGAGGCAGGGCCGTGACGAGATCGAGGAGGCGATCTCGGATTCCAATGTGTTGCGGCGCCTTCTCCGTGAGGCCTTGGCGAGCGCTGACGAGTATTGCTCGGCGATGCGGCAGATAGTGTCCACGGCGCGCGAGCTCGCACTCACGCCAGGCGAGCGCAATCGAATTGACGATCTGGTGCGGAAGCCGAACGACGAAAAGCAGTCCCACTTGTCGGCCATCTACGAGAGGTTCCCGGAGTTGAGAGAGATCGGCGGAGAATCAGAAGTTGAGGCAGCGCGTAATCATCCGGAACTCAGCCGGTGA